The window AAAACACACACTAATCCCGGTACggtaaaaccttgtgtacggtggttgctatcctgacggatataaaatatatccaaccaccagcaaagCCGCCTTAATAACTATGTTCTATTATTTCTGTAAGGAATATGTTTATAGTTTCTGTAGTTCAATTTAAgtatggaaccctaaaaatatcTTAGAAGGAAATTATCATTCGCTCTACAAACGACTTTCATCCATTGATAAACCTCAATGcggcttttgtttattttttcataaccaAACGGAAAGAGAAAGCAGCGGAGTTCGTTTTTTTCTATATCACACTACTGAGACAGCAGGTTATAAACATAGAtcgaataaaatacaaaatattttttttattataatacattttgttatttaacgTCTCAACATTAGAATGCATTGTGCGATATATctctttcaaataatttacataagcGCTTAGCAGTACATGAAccttaatgaaaaaataaatcgtCAGTTACGCTTCCataaatgtggttttatttaaaacaagagTACAGAGAAaactatgaatataaaattagtatagaaattagtattttttttttaattctcttataaattatttaaactaacaACACGCCTTTATCTCTTAAAATATGGTAGGTAgaggtgaaaataaataatgacggTGCTTAGTACTAACAAAtctattaattacaatttgacCAAGATAAGCTAAATGTAGAGATGAATGGTATGAAATAAGCATGCCTTAAAACTGAAAATGTTGAAAACctataatgaattattataattaataataaaaatatatacaagaccattattatgaaattgattttttttcaatttctagCACACAAGACAGGTcacggttttaatatattatttatgaatcaaTTTACTTCAGATTATAATCAGTTGTGTTTTACAGATAGAGAACATTGTCAATAAGGTCGTTATTCGCTCTAAATGTAGATTAGCTAATCTAATATAACCTCTTCATCAATTAGCATCTCATAGAATATTGTCAGTCATAAAAGAACAAAGACGAATGCCATGAAACAAGTACGGCCTACagcaaacattatttttgtaccaCTAAAGCCGAAAACTTGGCGACGTGCTTCCATAACTATCTATTATCTGAGATGCATATGAATTTACATAACAAAGACATTAACAAACTGAAGTGCAAACATTTTCAGTTTGTTTATATCATTACATCATATTAACGAGTGATAAAATTAtccaataatttaaataactcaaTCCTTTCAATGATTTGAACCACTTTCGACTTTTCTATTGTCCACCAGCAGTCTCGGTTTTATTACTTCGAAAGCGCCATGCTTCCGCGCTAACAATAAACGCTCCAAATCATTCATTTTTGCTCTTTTAATAGTTTTCTTATCACTCTTTTTACATACCGAccagtataaaataaatcggAATTCGATCAGAAACATCAGTTCGCTATTGTAGTTTAAACGAAATGTGCCAGTGTTGAACGGCAGGGTGAAGTGAAAACATTAACAATGATTAGCAAAAATGTCGTGATCCTCGCTGCCGTAGTGTTGTGCTGTGTTTACGAATCAAAAGGAGTTATCGATGGACCTGAAATCAACAATGTTGATGAAGACAACAAGAATATAACTAGTTCTGACCGTACTGGCAGATCAGGACCTCTGCACAAAGAATGCAGTAGCTTGCTAAGTTCAAAGTGCTTGAAAATCCACATGTTGTCCTTTATCGAGCATCTGAGCTCTCGTGATGAACTTCCCCTGATACCTGGCCTCAGCATTGTGAAAGAGAATCAGACTGCAAGCCTGAGCCCTGAGGAAATGGCCGCTGAGCTATCTAGACAGTTTCCAGGAAAACCTGAAGAAAAACTTAACAGGTTCCTGTTGTATCGTCTGCAAGACTATTTAGATGGCCATTCTTTAAGATATAGACTGCTTGACCCACAGACGACGAAGGAAGCTATGGAAATGGCCAAAGGAGATAAAGAATCTGTGGGAAGGAAAGCTGGAGGTGGTGGTGGTGGCGGCGGACTCGGCGGTGGAAAAGGAGGTGGCGGTGCTCTGCTAGCTGCTGCTTTGATGATGAAAGGTAAAACGGAAGAACAGCAGGAATGTAGTTGAACAAgaaatctatttcaaaaaatcttttattatttcatgatCCCGTAATcgcataaaaaacattttattatacaaaaaatttgagAAAGATtcgtatttttacgtttttactaaacaatataaaatcaatgtAACAAAAAACAACATCTAAAATAATTAGTATTCATCTTTAAACTCTAAATCTGAATTCAATTGTTTAATAGTTTTTCAACTTTAAGAATTTAACTCACCTTTTTCTTagcataataagaattaaaataacactCTACTTCTCCAGGAACACTAGCCGCTGCAGCTTTAGGAGCTCTAGCCCTTTTAGCAGGCAAAGCTCTTATGACAGCACTGATGTCATTACTTCTATCAGCCCTGGTCGGCCTCAAAGGACATGGTGGCCACAAATCAACAACATACGAGATCATCACCAAGCCAGAAGTGTCTCATCATCACTCCCACAGCCATGAAGAGCATCATGAACATGAACACGGTCATCATGGAGGCTACAGACGGGCGTACGATCTAGGCTACAATAGCTACATGCCTTATGAAACTACTACTAGTTAATAACTAGAAATTGTAACAGCCTGTATAAGGCACTCCTTTGCTTAATTCTCTCTTTAAATTATTGAACTATACTTAGGTGTTCATAGTCAatgctatttaattttttttgcttgtTTATTATTCTTCTGCTCTACTATTTTCTTAACTTATGTCCTCTTATTAAGGGACTTTGCATTACTGTTCTTATTTcttctttatatatttgtactatTTTCGACTATGCTTTGATCTTTATTCGCAAACTAAATACAGGCtggtacaattttattgttacagtttttagatataaataatttaatttatttattttgctatttattaAAGGTGAATTTAGTTGttaagttatttaattgttGCATTTGAATCCATGGAATATTTATTATCGCTTAGTATTTCTTCATTAATTATTCTATGtatcttatatgtatataattttatatattgtataaaattacccaccgtattgttttatacataattatctattattttatccAAAATACCTCacttattctattatattattaaaatattacgataaccgatataaatatttatgcagtATGCATAACTGTGATATATTTACGATTTTCTCatgaaagtttatttatttatgataaaccaaatattattatataagccGTTAATCTTCATTTGGCtctattaatgtattttatgttaagtTGATTTTGTCTTTGTTCTAAATGCATGTACATAACACCACACTCTGTTAAATAaagttaactttattttattattattattattacccaaTTACAAcatactaattatttttgtggttttattacaaacttacACTCGTTACCGACAAAAATCTTAGCTACTTTAGCTTGTCTCGCATAACTGacataatttttcatatttcaattcaatgcaatccaattcaatttatttcacttaacaatagttaaaatataggtttttcAAATTAAGGAAAATACATAATCGTTGACCCGCAACGGCAACATAGAATAGAGGGAGAAACTTTtccttcaataaaaaaagttgttcaaataagttattaatttgtttcattctttatattttgtttagagACCGTGAACTATGTTGACTATGATTATGTACTATGTGTATTTTCTCAGCTATGCGAAAGCGAAACTAACATAACTTAGTTTGTCATTAATGATTTCCTTTTTACTATACAGGCACTGCAAACTGATCCCAGATTGATGGTAAATGCAGTaggaccaatagaatgtcgactgacgagagatgattacccttgaacagtcgactcaattatgccggccttttggaactaAACATtcacagactgatcccgaaacgcgacacacttacgtaggccactatgacaggttttaacacattgtgtacattggtcgctatccggacggttATAAAATATCCTATAACCTTTAACATTGCCTTTCATTGAGCCACCAGCAATAATGTAATAGCAATAAGTGTAAATGAAAACATTGCTTGTCtaatatacagagtcattttgacactgtattaataaataaagccacATACCTACTCGTTTTTACCGctgcaaatattatgcaaaaaacCATTCATGAATaccgaatatttttaccaaaaatacaagTGTtacatttcagattttttgaaaattttgaagTTTGGTGTGAATATGGTGTAAGAATAAATTTCTTACGTtaagttgtatttaaaatattatcgtatATTTCACGAAGCGCCTGTTCAAATATTCACGTCAAAAACAATTGCTGTTAACGttctaattttcataaaatgattAGCTGATTCAACAGACATTGTCCTGTCTTAAGATCCGATATTAACCATGGATATTGATGTtctgctatttcacggtagattgtaTAACCATCGCATAAacgaaacatttttgtatgacaatcttcccaatgtccgctctatataatcctAGAACTCTTTGTGAATTCTTATATTTTGGCgaatattaaacattgaaataaaacaatttttcggattttaaagctgttttttatattacaattttctctcgACTATTCTGAGACTGCAGTTTTCAAAGTCACAGGGCGGATAAACTTTCCTATAAAACAAtcctaataaattattgtttcggTTCTATTTTAAGTCTTACCACGCAAGGTGCATCATATtctacccccttattcatagactttatgTATCTAAGGActgagcattgctgtgataacaagtctgtttctcagtgctgacggcatggcagccttcgcaatgcgtagacatagggccgttgtgattggctaatatagagatacaacttgaatctagttggctgtcagataaacaaagctgaacaaacagcaagccgtcagataaacaaagctgagaaacagacttgttaccacagcaatgctccttccttagataaataacatctatgaataaggggaaaAGTCTATGTTAAACTAGGTATTGTTCCCGGCTTGGCTCACCTGAAAAGACTTTCCCACTATAAAAGTACCCAAAAAACTAACGATTAATAACGCAAcctagtttattaaataaaggagAAATTTTCGAAGGGGTTGTAGAACGCAGATTGAACAATAAGATTCATACAATGAAGAAAAATGATGGAAGATAACTCATGGGCATGACTGTTATTTCATGAACTTTTATGTGTTGGAAATATTATCGTGGTTccggattttgttttattttgtagaaatatAGTTGTGTTGTAGTCCAAAGGTTAAATGGCAATGGATTATTGAGATACTgttaagatataattatttgttaagataatgttaatttataactggttaaaataattttagtatcgtAAAGAtagttgtatattaaaatattttacaaaatcattTCTAAGCTATATATGTCCACTAAAAAAAATGTGGCCTGTACCGAGCTTAgggataaattttattgaagataattaaaatcttaaaacctgaattaaaataattattatgaattagtagacaataaaaagtttcttcccttctttatattatttcaaaacatttaactggattattaaaataatataactaaataatacttaacattttataatatattgagtcAATGAAGAATGCAAAAAAACAGCAATtcactgatttttattttactcttatttAATGTTTAGCTGTAAGTgaaagattattattttcttagacATCGAGAAACAGGcggataatattaaaataattatcattagtaaTTTCAGCATTTTCGTTAAAGTACCTAtacgaaaaaatgttttacgagaagtattttttttgtgatatataaaaaatgtagagtTCTGACTGTCCCGAACTAATTAAGCTTGCATGTGAAATTTAACTTTAGGTCAGAATTTTtgtggttattattgtatacttACCATCTTAGCCAATGCATAAGGTGCCTTTTTGAAGTGGTAGAGTAACACTGTAGACATATTCGTCTACAGGTTGAATAAACCGGCTAGACCCAGATGAATaacagtcttataaaaattatcgTAAAATGAAAAATTGCTATTGCATTTCGTATGGGCGAAAGTTATAGATCTCCAACCGCTTTCCCTTCCTAAGACCGGCAGTGCATCCATGATTGTTCAGGAATCGTAAATGTGTACGGCTAATGGAGATAACATTCTTGATggtttatgatataaaaagtgTCAATAAGTgggtataaaaatacattgtaacattattgtaaatagcgccatctatgaatTTGTTACTAGACTACGTTATCAACCTGCATATCTACACACTAGAAATTTAGAAACATTCAATACATTGTAGTTGATGTAACGATTCATAGATGGCATTTTTCCTGCAATagattcttttatatatttttcctaaaaCGTTTTATGGAACTTAGTACTATATATCTTTAATTTAGCTGTAGgtggattatattatttataaatactgtaaaaattaatattaatactatgttgaaaatattaattcatataCAATTACTATTTTAACGGTATTTTCAACTCATTCAACATATCCGATATGGTCTAGTGGCTAGGATACCTGGCTCTCACCCaggaggctcgggttcgattcccggtatcggaatatctttttaaatttttacatatCAATATTCACCctacctattttaaaatattttttcctaaaaaTAGAAAACCAGCTATACAATACATACTTCATTTTTCTAAAAGAAACACGTAAATCGTAAACAAGGATATCTATATTCGAAATGAGTCCTAAAGCAAATTGCAACTTCGTGACAAAATGCACGCAAGTATGATTTGCGGAAAAAATGTCAATTTGTATGCAATGAGTGAACTAAAGCGCCCGAGTGTGCGCGCCCCGCGTTCTTGCTTTCGAAAAATAACGGCGAGTTGCACCAACTTGTTAACTAGGATTAATAACCAACTGATTAAAATAAGGAGCCACTTATTTCAATAGTAGGTGATAGCTTTTCGTAAATAATATTCcatcaaaagaaaataattttatcctttaataatttttattactagtatgttttttgattaattaaaagcTTTTGGTGTCTAAGTTTCGACATGATCAAAGTGATAAAATAGGGGTACATTCCCAAATCaacaagataaatattttttgttgaaaacgaCTACCTTGGCGGCATAGTTCTAATGCGTATGCGATACGAATACAACTTCCTACTGCGTTGACATAGTGGGTTCGAAACCATTTTgccatctttaaaattactcagttacagctcggagtcagaaagttgactgtataatgtattaaatacccCCGTGCCTCTGAGAGAACTtaaaaccgttggtcctgcgcctgatctctcttccgTCAtattggattgccgtctcaccagactgtGGAAGTGAAGGAACCAAGAGTGCACTGGTGTATTACGCACATACTTGTACTGCATACCTGGTTGTTCGTCGgtcgaaattcagctaggaggtGTACAATGAATATTCAGATATTTAAACAatgtactacatacatacatatataacatcacgcatttatccccgaaggggtatgcagaggcgcaactagggcacccacttttcgccaagcatgttccgtcccatgatgtgatagggggcgagcctatcgccatattgggcacaaattccagactccgagctgatactgaacagaaaaacccaaatatcactttgcccgacccgggattcgaacccaggacctcagagcgctattgtaccggacatgcaatacaactacgccaccgaggcagtctcatAGTACAATGTACTACATAGTAGCTAAATATCAAATAACTGATTATATAAGCCGTATTAGATTTTTCACTTTAATTTGTACAAAACGTGTACGTAAAAAGACatagtatatacctacatacatcAATACGTCAAGGGTGACGCAATGAAGGAATGGCCTATTTCCTAAAGCggacaaaatataaatgtttttagatggatgtaaagaaaaataaataagttcctTATTGGTATACAAACACggcaattaaatattattttttgatacatAATGTAACTTAAGATGTTTCTTTTCACTGAGACTACATAAACCTAACCAAATAGCGCAAGACTTGGGATTCCTTTTACTATCATGCGCATACGTAGCATtggaaaatgttattatttttttttatctaagaacaTAGCCTGTACCTAATTTATTTGACAAACCATTTGCGGCCAGTTCCTTAATGGAATGTAAAGTATGTAGTATCTAAAAATCAAACAGCGCAATTCAGGAAAATTATATAGTAGATATGTGTATATTTAGATATTCAGTGTTTGTATGATGATAACTGTTATGGCTTTCGctttaggttttattattactattcaaGTTTATGGCGAAACTGGCTGTTAATCTGAACATTAACTAATAGTTAAATGAATGGTGTAACTTTTCTTTGCCGGCGGCCACCATACTCGGTCAAAGACCCAGATCTTCACCTTGCTCTTGAACGTGGTTTGACAAACTGTAGTGTTGTTTGCACTGAAATGACGatcatcgatatcgataaaatactCACTTTATACCGAGGAACATAAGTCTGACCCCTTGCATCTTTAATaggtcaaattaaaaaataaatttaaacttttatgtctCCTCATTATTAAATCGATACCTATCTTAATACAGTTTAGTCGATAAAGGATTTCCTTTTGAAATTTCCTGTCGCCAAGACAAGGGTCTTGGCGACAGGAAATTTGGCAATTTGGCAAGGCACCTTtgcctttctacaatatttaacgcttatagaaaattaaaaaagtatggAAATGACGTATAGTATCAACAAGTATTTCGCTTGGATATTTCATTCCTATATGCGTTACATAGCGTTAGCCTTAGCGATTGAAGAAAGGCATCGTGGCTGCGGCTCTTAACCCCTTTCGGCTATCACCTTctttttttggcaaaaaatacCTTAGTCATTATAGCCTGTTATAATATCCTAGTTCCTACCATAAGCCTTTCCTACCACAACACGTCATATAATTGGTAAATGCTGTGTGTACCTGTTATTGGCATATTTATCAGCCACAATACCTTATAGCTTCGTTTGTAATTGTATGTATCAACATGCATGCTGTTGGtatacctttaaataaataaaacaaatataagttGGGCCACGGGAACAGATTACTCTATTCTCTCACATCTTCATTCACAATTCATCTAGTGCCTACAAACATCGACAATTTCATCGATAAATCCAACACTAATTCCCAGACGTGCGAAAGAGAAGTTCGCACCTCTCTCTTGCGACGCGGCGATTTCCTCGAGATAACTTCAGTGAGCACGCTGTTAGACCGCTAAACGCATGTGCCTTGTGACCGAAAAAAATCGCGTGGACTTTGTGTACGGATCTGTCATGCTTGTGGACTGgtaactttttttgtttatttttatatttcactttttaatttaactaattaatgatgttttgattttgcaaattattatatttactcatAAACTTTAAGCTTTTATATTTGCTTGGTAAATGAAGGCGCAACACGTGCTGTTATTAGCGCGCGTATTAGTCGGGTGTTGCGAAACTTGACGCGCGTCATGTTGCTTGTATCCATATATGGTAAGACGGTATTGTGTTAATACTTTACGTGCCCGAAcacaagttttgtttattaaattaactctAGTACTACATGTACTACGCTCTACATTTGATTGCATAACAAAAACTTTTAGTACTAACAATTGATCATTTTGgtactaattataatgattttattttaagagaattataattaattttattagctaTTACTGTTTAGCCCCTTTCAACTTCAAATAGAACTGTAATCGTTAAATTCACATTTTAATGAATTCGAAACGTGACCCACATTCTAAATTCATTGAATGacttacaaatgttttatttatatccggTAAGACTGCTAATAGAAGGTTTTCCCTAGTTCCCAAAACCTCCTTTCCCTTTCAAATTCCCATTACTACCCTTGGCGGCACCGCATCTATTGTTTCTTGTGGTGTTCTGGATGATTATGGGGGATAAAGGTCACTTAATTTCAGATCTCCCACTGACGTGTTTGCCGACCTATACTATAAAAACGTATACCTACTTAACATAATATTCTCCGTCCCATACCATACAAGGGACTATGTAATAaaagtacctacatattatattagaacCTGCGCACATACACACTCAAATAgtttatcttcgaaggggtaggtagaggcgcaacagATACACCCAAtttccgccgtatgtattccgttccatgctGTAATATGGGACGAGCCTATCTCTATATgggtcacaaattccagacgctGGGttgatactgaataaaaaatccatcatcacttttcccgacccgcagatcgaatccaagacctcagcagTATAGTGGTACCATAACACAATTTTACCACGAACTTTTAGAACTTATATTAAGAATATCAAAGATCATAGCGCTATTTATAAACTGATAATCAAAAATGCTGAGCAAAGAGTCATttcataaaatagtaattataaaagaaGATAGAGAATGAAAGATAGAAAAGGGATCGTAGAGGTTTAGTCATCCCGGACAGAaatagaaatgaaaatatatcgcaataataaattcatacaaaCGGGAAGAAGATAGCAAATATAGTATAAAGCATTACGGAACCTCTTTAATAGACCACTGCTCATATTTATGTGAAAGTGGGGAATTAAGCTTGTTACCTTAGTCTATCAACTTAACTACAAAATCCCCAACCTTTGAATCTGTTAAGTAAAAATGACTAATATTTACTAAGCACTCCTTCAGTTTTTATTATCAGAATACATTTATTGGTTAACTGGCAGTCTAATTTAGACACCACTCAATCATCATAATCAAAGATATTGAGCTGATTTCAAGGTAAATTCGAATCTGGGTTCAAAAATTcatgaacattttatttcatcatGAAGATGGAATGAGATTTTACATATGCATGGAAAGCAGAATACATATTAGATTCATTTAAATAACTGGAAATGTCCCTTAATCATCCGGTCGATTATTTGAAAGTTCTAAACCAGtttcaaatgtattttaacTCGTTAGTTTAACTACTATGTGTACTAATCGTCAATTTCTTGTTGAGTATCAGCTGTATCTTTAATATACATGAATTCCTTACGTACCTTGTAGTCTATATCTCACACGTAACCAAATAGCTCATATTCTATAACAGTTAAACTTACATCTGTTTCGAgtacctttttttaaattacttgattgacatttgtaagtatatatcagggcccttattctgtacgatagtgtaaacgcgtaacgcggccgtgtcatgttatcttcgagaaatgtgcgtggaatggtattctgtaagcctaatttctatagtcctaaacatgatgcgttgtgttacgtgcttgttacgcactgttaaattaacgtgcgggatagagaataaggccttaGGTGGTTTATAAATGTCACGAGATCATATTTGCATAACCACCATTCATTTGTTCAACCACCATTGTAAAAGCTTAATCGTTATCCTTTTATTCTACAACGAATCATAATCCTCCAGAACATCatcatttcattaattatcTCTCTGTCTTAACGATATTCAATTTACTAGTAGCCTTTCATATGTGCCCTCTCAATCCCTATTTGTTTCATCAAATTCTGAACCCACAAATTTCTGAGAGCAATCGTAAGTTGACCTTTACTCATTTTAGTCTTACTTctgtttacaattataaaagcaTCTCAATTGATCCGATCACCGTTATAGCTTGAAGTAAGTCATCTTCTTGCTCTGTTTACACTATGTAACTGATTGTAATGGCACCCTCAAACTAAAATTCCGCAGAAACAACACCAAACACTCAGTGTAGCGTGTCGGCACTCGTCACGCACGCATTAGAGTTTTTCGAGCAATATTTCTATCAAAACTTTCCTTCGCATGTTCGGTTTCATGAACAATATTGTGAGATTGATTATTGCAATCATTGTACTCATAGATAATTTAGTTTGATGATACattgtctaaaatattttttattgaaacttgttcttatttaatttaaaggttaAGTTGTTTTAAGTGAATAGGTTTTGCTTGTGGAActgcctttttttattgctttgtataacgaaacgagcttgccgttcgcctgatagtaagcgatacgaccgcccataaacagtagaaacaccattcaacaacttgaatcacaaagtattgtttggtattccactgcgctctgTCCCTCTCTGttctgagatatgagatgttaagtcttattatgtctagtagttacactggctacagtgttcgTTAAAGCGGAACTAAACAGTGACTCTcccatatgagaaacctaccaccagtgaaatgTATGCATGATAGATCTTCCTGGATCGTAGTCAAGACGCCTTTCATCAATTGTTTACGTTAAGAGAAAACAACCGAGCCGAGCGACAGACTTATCGCTAGGATATGTTCCCCATACATTGTTCTGTTTTCTGTTAGCGTTAATGATTGCAGGAAGAAGTCTTGGTTACGCCCTCCAGTATAAAATAACTCTATCTACTTGCCAGGCTAAAATACTTCCTTTTCCATCTGTATGGTAAATTTCATTCATATACTTTCTAAGGATGTATTAAGTATCCACAAACAactaaatacacacataattatctAAGTAGAAAATAGAATCATTCGCTTTATGATCCATTGAGAATACCTTTTATAAGATAAATTCATGAAGTATTTCATTAAATGTGTCAATAATAATTCTCAAACTTTCAAACAAGACATAGGCACCAACACGGCAATAAAGAGTAAAGTTTAAAACCGTCAAAGAGACCAATGACTGACAACGTTATTGTCTTCAAaacgtatataatataatcttcaTTACCTGACAATAAGAACTGGTTGTTATTTGAAGAAAACAGTGAATAACTCAAACGGATAGACTAGGTTTCTATGTCAGTTGTAGATGAGTGGCAGAAAGTTTCGGTGCTAGGCAATTTTATGAGTGGAAAATGAACGTTGGTAATTATTAAAGCTTTTTGTGTACAACAGTAAAAATTAGGCCTCAATTAAACACTTATTGCCATTATTTAGTtcctaaacaaaacatttttattgggGCGTAGTGAATCTGTTTATGTGGCATCCTTCCTAACTAATTTCGTATCAttctttatgtataaattataattttataaatatatcttcatATTTCTGCATAAATTTGCAATCTGTTGTacaatatttagaaaatgtgaccaaatttaaaaataacgttaaatTATACTTTGACGTATATCGCTGCAGtttgttttatgaataaagatacttatttatatgaatatatttattatatttaccgtTAGTtcactttgttttatttcttaaaagatGTTAGCTTTCTAGAAGTTTCCTAAATCTTAGTATAGGTAGTTCATAAGAAAAATTTTACTTTTGGGAATAAATAAACTCATTCATCGTCATCGTTTGCtaagaatatattttcagtCGAAACAAGCTTACGTAATTCAACTATGTATACATATCTGTCCTtcgctataaaatattaaatataattc of the Manduca sexta isolate Smith_Timp_Sample1 chromosome 18, JHU_Msex_v1.0, whole genome shotgun sequence genome contains:
- the LOC115452903 gene encoding uncharacterized protein LOC115452903; its protein translation is MISKNVVILAAVVLCCVYESKGVIDGPEINNVDEDNKNITSSDRTGRSGPLHKECSSLLSSKCLKIHMLSFIEHLSSRDELPLIPGLSIVKENQTASLSPEEMAAELSRQFPGKPEEKLNRFLLYRLQDYLDGHSLRYRLLDPQTTKEAMEMAKGDKESVGRKAGGGGGGGGLGGGKGGGGALLAAALMMKGTLAAAALGALALLAGKALMTALMSLLLSALVGLKGHGGHKSTTYEIITKPEVSHHHSHSHEEHHEHEHGHHGGYRRAYDLGYNSYMPYETTTS